The Microcystis panniformis FACHB-1757 region GAAATCACCAGGGAAATTCCCAACGTCGGTGAAGATGCCCTGCGAAACCTCGATGAACGAGGCATTATTCGCATCGGGGCCTGGGTAGAAGCCAGCGATATCCTCGTGGGGAAAGTCACCCCGAAAGGCGAATCAGACCAACCCCCCGAAGAAAAACTACTGCGGGCAATTTTCGGCGAAAAGGCCCGGGATGTACGGGATAACTCCCTGCGCGTCCCCAACGGCGAAAAAGGCCGGGTAGTGGATGTGCGGGTATTTACCCGCGAACAGGGAGATGAATTACCCCCCGGGGCCAATATGGTGGTACGGGTTTACGTTGCCCAAAAACGCAAAATCCAAGTGGGCGATAAAATGGCGGGTCGTCACGGCAATAAAGGGATTATTTCTCGGATTCTGCCCCTAGAAGATATGCCCTACCTCCCCGATGGTCGTCCCGTCGATATCGTTCTCAATCCCCTAGGGGTTCCCAGTCGCATGAACGTCGGTCAGGTGTTTGAATGTTTACTGGGTTGGGCTGGCGAAAATCTGGGCGTGCGCTTTAAGATTACTCCTTTTGACGAAATGTATGGGGAAGAAGCCAGCCGTTTGACCGTCCACGGATTGCTAGAAAATGCCTCGAAAAAACCCAATCGTGATTGGGTGTTCAAGGAAGAACACGCGGGCAAAGTCACCGTTTACGATGGTCGCACCGGCGAACCCTTTGACCGTCCCGTTACCGTCGGTATGGCCTATATGTTAAAACTGGTTCACCTAGTTGATGATAAAATTCACGCCCGTTCTACCGGTCCCTACTCCTTGGTTACTCAGCAACCCCTGGGCGGTAAAGCTCAACAGGGAGGCCAGCGCTTCGGAGAAATGGAAGTCTGGGCCCTGGAGGCCTACGGGGCAGCCTATACCTTGCAGGAATTGCTCACGGTGAAATCCGATGATATGCAAGGACGGAATGAGGCTTTAAATGCGATCGTAAAAGGCAAGCCGATTCCCCGCCCGGGTACGCCAGAATCCTTTAAGGTTTTGATGCGAGAATTGCAATCCCTCGGCCTCGATATCGCCGTTCACAAGGTGGAAAATGCCCCCGATGGTACTTCCCGCGATGTGGAGGTGGATCTGATGGTCGATGTCGGTCGTCGCGCCCCCTCTCGCCCCACCTACGAATCTTTAACCACGGAAGACTTTGAGGAAGAAGAATCGGAAGTGTAATTTCAGTGATCAGTAATCAGTAATCAGTTATCAGTGAGAAGTCAGGAGTCAGGAGACAGGAGACAGGAGAGAATTTTCCAGGAAAAAGCAAAAAAAAGGACAGTAAAGTAAAAATTTGCCTATTCCCCGTTCCCTATTTCCTGTTCCCTTTTCTAACTGATAGCTGAATGCTGATGGCTGATAGCTAATAGCTGTTTACTTGTTACTGGGATCGAGATGTTTTATAACCAAACTGTTGACAAAGGAAAACTGAAAAAACTGATCGCTTGGGCCTATCAAAACTACGGTTCGGCGCGCTGTTCACAAATGGCCGATGAATTGAAAAACCTCGGGTTTCGTTTCGCTACCAAAGCAGGGGTTTCCATTAGTGTGGATGATTTAACCGTACCGCCAGCTAAACGACAAATGATCGAAAGTGCCGAACAGGAAATCCGGCAAACCGAACAGCGTTATGTGCGCGGGGAAATCACCGAAGTGGAACGCTTCCAAAAAGTAATTGATACTTGGAATAGTACATCTGAATCGCTTAAAGATGAAGTAATTCGCAACTTCCAAGTGACCGATCCCCTCAACTCCGTCTATATGATGGCTTTCTCCGGGGCGCGGGGCAATATGAGCCAAGTGCGTCAGTTAGTGGGAATGCGGGGATTAATGGCTAATCCCCAGGGGGAAATTATTGACCTCCCGATTAAGACTAACTTCCGGGAAGGATTGACCGTTACCGAATACGTTATTTCCTCCTACGGGGCGCGCAAAGGTTTAGTTGATACCGCCCTACGGACGGCAGATTCCGGTTATCTGACCCGTCGTCTAGTGGATGTGTCCCAAGATGTCATCGTCCGCGAGGCAGATTGTGGCACCAATCGTTACATCGAATTAACTGCTATGACCGATGGCGATCGCGTGTTAATTCCCTTAAGCGATCGCCTATTAGGTCGTTCCTTGGCCGAAGATGTGGTGGTCAAGGGAGAAGTGATCGCCACCCGCAACCAGATTATCGATGATGAAACCGCCGAAAAACTGGGCAAACTGGTCGATAAAATCAAAGTCCGCAGCCCCTTAACCTGTGAAGCAGCCCGCTCAGTTTGCCAAACCTGTTACGGTTGGAGTCTGGCCCACGGTCATCCGGTGGATATGGGGGAAGCAGTGGGGATTATTGCAGCCCAATCGATCGGGGAACCGGGAACTCAGTTAACCATGCGTACCTTCCACACTGGGGGCGTATTTACCGGAGAAGTGGCCCGGCAAGTGCGGAGTCCCTTCGAGGGAAGCGTGCGTTTTCTGCCGGGGTTAAGTATCCGTAACGTGCGAACTCGCCACGGGGATGAACGGGACCAGGTGGAGGCACCGGGGGAAATTAAATTAACACCCAAGGATAAAACTAAAGAAACTGTCACCTACTCTTTGACTCCGGGATCACTGCTATTTGTCACCGATGGGGCAACGGTAAGCGAGGAACAGTTACTAGCGGAAATAACCTCCGATAAAGTCCAAAAATCCACGGAAAAAGCCACAAAAGACGTAACCAGTGACTTAGCCGGCGAGGTGCTATTCTCGCAATTAGTCCCAGAGGAAAAAACCGATCGCCAAGGCAATACCACCCGCATCGCCCAACGGGGGGGATTACTATGGATTCTCTCCGGAGAAGTGTATAACTTGCCAACCGGGGCTGAACCCGTGGTCAGTAACGGCGATCAAGTACAAGTGGGGGATGTTCTAGCGGAAACTAAGTTAGTATCCACTAACGGCGGTTTGGTGCGTTTAGCCCCCAATAGCCGGGAAATCGATATCGTCACCGCTTCCGTGTCTTTGGATCAGGCCGAAGTAAAAGTGGAAAGTAGCGCTGGTCGGGAACAATTTATTATTCATACGGTCGATGGTCAGCGCTTCCTGCTGAAAACCACTCCGGGGACAAAGGTACAGAATCATGCTATTGTCGCCGAGTTAATCGATGATCGCTATCAAACCCACACCGGCGGGATGATTAAATACGTCGATATCGAAGTCGCCAAAGGCAGCCGCAAACAGGGTTATGAAATCACCAAAGGCGGCACGATCCTCTGGATTCCCGAAGAAACCCACGAAGTCAATAAAGATATCTCCCTCTTACAGGTGGAAGATGGGCAGTATGTGGAAGCAGGGGAAGAAGTGGTTAAAGACATCTTCTGTAACTCTAGCGGTGTGGTGGAAGTGATCCAGAAAAATGACATCCTCCGGGAGATTATTGTGAAACCGGGGCTGTTATTTATGGATCTCGAACCAGAATCCTCCGGAATTGCCCAAGAACAGTTAATTTACCCGGGGACACAGTTGACTCCCGAAGTGACGATCGAGGAGTTACGGCAAGCGGAATGGGTGGAAACTAACGAGGGTTTAGGATTACTGCTGCGACCAGTACAGGAGTTCACCGTAGAAGACCAATCCACTTCTCCCACCCAAGGTTCCGCTAACCAAGAAGGAGGACGACATATCGAACTGCGATCGGTGCAGCGCATCTTCTTTAAAGACGGGGAAAGAGTTAAATCCGTCGAGGGTTGTCAACTGATCAGCACTCAATTAGTCCTAGAAATTTCTAGCGAAGAACCAGAATCGGTCTCCCATCTGACGGCCGATATCGAGTTAGAACCGATTGAGGACAGGGATTGTCAGCGTTTACAGTTAGTTATTCTCGAATCTCTGGTGCTGCGTCGGGATAGTGATAATGATCCTTTAGGCGGTAATATTCAGACTCGCGTTCTCGTCCAAGATGGCGATGAAATCCCACCGGGGGCAGTGGTGGCCCGGACTGAGATTCAGTGTAAGGAAGCTGGAGAAATTCGCGGGATTCGCAAGGGTAGCGAAGCGGTACGCCGTCTTTTAATTGTCAGTGACCGTGACGAGTTTATTCTCCCGTTCGCTGTTGCTCCCACCGTCAAAGCTGGGGATCTGGTAATCGCCGAAGCTGAGATCGCTGCCGGAGTTTTAGCCCCCAATTCCGGTCAAGTGCTGGCCGTTGACCAAACCACCACCGGCTATGAAATCCGTCTGCGTAAGGCCCGACCCTACCGAGTGTCGGCCGGGGCGATTCTGCACATCGATGAGGGAGATCTGGTTCAACGGGGCGATAATTTGGTGCTGTTGGTGTTTGAGCGCTCGAAAACTGGGGATATCATTCAAGGTTTACCCAGAATCGAAGAACTGCTCGAAGCCCGCAAACCGAAAGAGGCTTGTGTCTTAGCACGCAAACCGGGAGTTTGTCAAGTGGAGTACCAAGATTCTGAGATTGTCGATATTAAGGTGGTCGAGGATGACGGCACGATCAGTGAATATCCGCTTTTAGGCAGTCAAAACCCCCTGGTGAGCGATAATCAGCGTATCGATGCGGGTCAGGCGTTAACCGATGGTCAGGCTAATCCCCACGAGATTTTAGAGGTGTTCTTTAATTATTATGTGGATAGCTTGGGCAGTTACGAAGCGGCCTTAAAAGCCTTGGAAAAAACCCAGATGTTCCTCGTTGATCAGGTACAGTCGGTTTATCAATCCCAGGGGATCGATATTGCCGATAAACACATCGAA contains the following coding sequences:
- a CDS encoding DNA-directed RNA polymerase subunit beta', with product MFYNQTVDKGKLKKLIAWAYQNYGSARCSQMADELKNLGFRFATKAGVSISVDDLTVPPAKRQMIESAEQEIRQTEQRYVRGEITEVERFQKVIDTWNSTSESLKDEVIRNFQVTDPLNSVYMMAFSGARGNMSQVRQLVGMRGLMANPQGEIIDLPIKTNFREGLTVTEYVISSYGARKGLVDTALRTADSGYLTRRLVDVSQDVIVREADCGTNRYIELTAMTDGDRVLIPLSDRLLGRSLAEDVVVKGEVIATRNQIIDDETAEKLGKLVDKIKVRSPLTCEAARSVCQTCYGWSLAHGHPVDMGEAVGIIAAQSIGEPGTQLTMRTFHTGGVFTGEVARQVRSPFEGSVRFLPGLSIRNVRTRHGDERDQVEAPGEIKLTPKDKTKETVTYSLTPGSLLFVTDGATVSEEQLLAEITSDKVQKSTEKATKDVTSDLAGEVLFSQLVPEEKTDRQGNTTRIAQRGGLLWILSGEVYNLPTGAEPVVSNGDQVQVGDVLAETKLVSTNGGLVRLAPNSREIDIVTASVSLDQAEVKVESSAGREQFIIHTVDGQRFLLKTTPGTKVQNHAIVAELIDDRYQTHTGGMIKYVDIEVAKGSRKQGYEITKGGTILWIPEETHEVNKDISLLQVEDGQYVEAGEEVVKDIFCNSSGVVEVIQKNDILREIIVKPGLLFMDLEPESSGIAQEQLIYPGTQLTPEVTIEELRQAEWVETNEGLGLLLRPVQEFTVEDQSTSPTQGSANQEGGRHIELRSVQRIFFKDGERVKSVEGCQLISTQLVLEISSEEPESVSHLTADIELEPIEDRDCQRLQLVILESLVLRRDSDNDPLGGNIQTRVLVQDGDEIPPGAVVARTEIQCKEAGEIRGIRKGSEAVRRLLIVSDRDEFILPFAVAPTVKAGDLVIAEAEIAAGVLAPNSGQVLAVDQTTTGYEIRLRKARPYRVSAGAILHIDEGDLVQRGDNLVLLVFERSKTGDIIQGLPRIEELLEARKPKEACVLARKPGVCQVEYQDSEIVDIKVVEDDGTISEYPLLGSQNPLVSDNQRIDAGQALTDGQANPHEILEVFFNYYVDSLGSYEAALKALEKTQMFLVDQVQSVYQSQGIDIADKHIEVIVRQMTSKVRIDDGGDTSMLPGELLELRQVETVNEAMSITGGAAAKYTPVLLGITKASLNTDSFISAASFQETTRVLTEAAIEGKSDWLRGLKENVIIGRLIPAGTGFNSHENMAGISDYTPPEEEYNYNNNRGYYAAPSSPSFPPRPGFGDSSDDSDMILDDQTARAYAEGDVVDLEDDEMAFLSSRGSSRFSRQPISDSWSEADEEGDEDDFEGDYEEE